In Pseudomonas sp. PDNC002, the DNA window GGCGATTGATCACCTCGGGCGTGCCGTTGAGGCCGTTCTTCTTCTGCTCGATCTGGATCATCGCGCCGGATACGTAGATCGGCGTGGCGACCACCGCGTAGAACAGCCCGAGCGCGGCGAACAGGCCGGTGACGGCAATGATCATCTTCTTGTGGTCGAACAGCAGGCGCAGCAGGGCCGCGACGTCGATCCGGGTGTCCTGGATCGTTTCCAGGGACGAGCGGGGCATGACACTCATGGACTTCCATCCTCCAGTGAGGTGGCGCGGCTCAGCGCGCCTGAATCGGGTTGAGCCGCTTGAGCAGATTGGCGCCGTGGTTGCCGATCAGCATCAGGAACGCCTGGACCTTGCGCGTGGGTGAAATGGCCGCCATGGACATCCGGCAGACCTGCATCAGGAAGAACTCGTTGAGTTCCTGGTTACCCAGGCGCTGGTAGTAGCGCGCCAGGCAGTAGTAGGTGTGCAGGGTCATGTGCTGCTGCACGCGGGCGGCCTGCATGGAGAAGATCCCGCCCTTGTGCACGCGGTAGGCGGCGGGGCGGATGTCGCCGAGAAACTTGCCCTTGCCGTAGGCGCCCAGCAGCGACCACCAGCACAGGTCGACCATGCGCGTGGTAAGCAGCTCCTCGGGCATCTCGGTGAGCACGTTGCGGAACACCGTGGTGAGCGTCGAGAGCGCCCGCGCCTGCTGCAGCTCCAGGCGGCTGGCGTCACTGCGGAACTTGCCGGCCAGCTGCAGCGGCTTCATCACGCCGTCCTCGTTGAAGGTGTAGGCGTCGTGGTAGGTGATCACGTAGTCGGGGTTCTTTTCGAGGAAGTCGACCTGGATCTGCAGCTTGCGCGGGTCGGTCCAGAAGTCGTCGCCTTCGCAGTAGGCGATGTAGCGACCGCGCGCCTTGCGGAACACCGGCAAGCCGTGGGACAGGCCCTTGGAGTACTGGTTTTCCTTGTGGAAGATCGGCTTGATGATGTGCGGGTAGCGCGCCGCGTAGTCGGCGATCACTTCCGTGGTGCCGTCGGTGGAGGCGTCGTCGTTGACCAGCACTTCGATGCGGAAGTCGGTGATCTGCTCCAGGAAACTGTCCAGCGTGCGGCCGATGTAGTTCACCTGGTTGTAGGCCAGGCACACGACACTCAGCAGCGGCCTCGGGTCTTCCGGCCAGTTGGAAAGGATCTGCAGCTCGGAGCGGATATCCATGTCTAGACACTCGGCTTCTGGGACGGTTTGAACAGGCGCAGCAATGCCGGGGCAGAGCCCGCGCCGACGAGGAACAGGGTGATCAGGCCGCACACGGCGAGCGCCGCCAGCAGCCACAGGCGCTCGCCGGAACGAGCGAGCAGCGTGTAGAAGGGCTCGCTGAGCAACAGGCCGGCGGCGCTCAGGGCGGCGATCTGCAGCGTGTCGCGCAGCCAGGTGCCGTGCAGTTCCGGGGCGAAGGTGCGGTGCACGATCAGCGGCCAGATCAGGAACGACACCAGGCGCAGGCCGAACCAGCACAGCGCCACGCCCACGACGCCGTACAGATAGGCGCTGGCGATCACCAGCGGCACGGTCACCAGGGTGGAGATGACGCTGTACCAGACGTGCATGCGCAGCTGGCCATGGGCGTATTGCAGGTAGAACTGGAAGCTGGCCACTGCCAGCAGGCCTGCGCCCAGCACGTACCAGACGAGAATCGGCCGGCACCAACTGGCGGCCACGGCATCGCCGCTCCAGGCCAGGACAAGGTCATGACCATGAGCGGCGATCACCGCGACCATCGGGAACAGCAGCACACAGACGAAACGGTTCGCCTTGAGATAGAGCTGCTGCATGTCGTCGTGGCGCCCTTCGGCGACCAGCATGGTCATGCGCGGCAGCAGCGACTGCGCCAGCGGGTTGACCAGGCTGAGGATGCCACCGGAAATCAGCGCCACCAGGGAGAAGTAACCGTACTGCTGCAACGGCAGCAGGTTCGACAGCAGGACCTTGTCCAGCTGGGTGAGGACAATCCACAGGCACGAGGTGAAGGACATGCCCAGGGCGAACGGCAGCACCGGGCGCACGGTGTCCCAGCAGAAGCGGGTCAGCAGGCGCACGTCCATCCACACGTAGGCCTTGCCGCCCAGCAGCAACGCCTCGATCAGCGACACGCCGACCTGGAACTGGAAGAACACCAGTGGGTCCTGGCTGACGTGCGCCACCAGCAGCAGGCCGCCGAAGTAGCGCAGCGTGGTGATGAACACGTTCACCGCGTTGATGAACCCGTGCAGCTCCTGGCCCTGCAATGCGCTGCGGTAGAGGGTGGCGTACAGGCGCAGGGCAACCAGCAGGCCCATCAGGCTGATGCACTGGGCCACCAGCTCCGGCGAGAGTTGCTGCACATTGAGCCACTGCCCGGCGATCCAGTTGCTGCCGGCGAACACCGCCAGGGAACTGGCCAGGGTCAGCGGCAGCAGGATCAGTTCGAAGGAGCGCAGCAGGCGCGCCTGGTCCTGGCCTTCGCCATTGACCCCACGGCCGTGGGCCACCTGGCGCACCAGCGCCGGCGACAGGCCGACATCGAGCAGCAGCAGCCAGGTTTGCAGCACCGCGAAGAAGCCGATCAGGCCGTAGGCCTCGGCGCCCAGGTGGCCGAGGTAGAACGGCTGGATCAGGATGCCGATGACGATGGCGTACGCCTGCCCTGCGTAATTGAGCAGGGTATTGCGGACCATCGACAGCGAGCGTGCGGTGCGCATGATCGTCCCCTTACACCGCGACCGCGACGCGGCCGCTTTCCAGCAGCAGCACTTCGATCACCGCGCGCTGGATGTCCTGCGGCAGGCCCGGATACAACGGCAGGCAGAGGATGCGCTGGCTCAGCTCGCGGGACAGCACCTGCGGCTCCTGCGGCGCCAGGTAGTCGAGGGTATCGAGCGACGGGTAGAAGTAGCGGCGCGGGTTGACGCCGATCTCGTTGAGCGCGGCACGCACCCGCAGTACCTGTTCCTCGTCGCGCAGGCCGATGGGGTAGTAGCTGTTGTTCAGCTTCGCGCCGTTCTGGCAGACCTGCAGGTCGTAGTAACCGCCGAGGGCGGCGGTGTAGCGCGCGGCGATTTCCTCGCGCTGGGCGAGGATGCTGTCGATCTCGTCGAGCACGCACAGGCCCATCGCGGCGGAGAACTCGTTGAGCTTGGCGTTGATCCCCAGGCCGACGATCTGGTCGACGCCGGCGATGCCGAAGTTGCACATCAGGCGGATCTGCTTGGCCAGCTCATCGTCGGCGGTGACGATGGCGCCGCCCTCGATGGTGTGGAACAGCTTGGTGGCATGGAAGCTCAGGGTGCTTACGTCGCCCCAGGCCAGCACCGAACGGTCGCGGTAGCGCGAGGCGAACGCGTGGGCACCGTCATAGATGACCTTCAGCTGGTTGCGCTGCGCCACCGCCTGGATCTCTTCCACCGCGCAGGGGTTGCCGAACACGTGGGTGGCGACGATGGCGGTGGTGTCCGCCGCCAGGCTGGCTTCGATACGCGCCGGATCGAGGTTCCAGGTCTGCGGATCGATGTCGGCGAAGCGCGGGCGGATGCTCTCCCACTGCAGCGTGCTGCTGGTGGCGACGAAGCTGAACGGCGTGGTCACCGCGCTGCCGGTGACGCCGAGGGCGCGGTAGGCGACCTGCAGGGCAATGGTGCCGTTGTTGGTGAGGATCACATGGCGCACGCCGAGGAAGTCCTGCAGGCGCTCTTCCAGCTCCGTGACGAAGGGCCCGTGGTTGGTGATCCAGCCGGAGGCATATATCTGCTCCACATAGCCCTTGAACTTGTCCAGGTTGCCCAGGTACGTCTTGGTCACATTGATCACGGTCGCATCCCTCTGTTGGATGGAAAGTCCGTTAGCTGTCGGATGGAGTGCCGGCGCGCGCCGGTCAACCCAGCGCCGGCAGTGCGAAGGGCACGCCGTCCGACTGGGAATCCATTTCCGCCGGCACCTGTGGCACGCGGCTGACGAGGTGCTCCTGCAAGGCGTCGATGACCCGCCCGCTGGCATCGTGGTGGAACTGCCAGACGCCATAGATGCGGCTGTCGAAGGAGCGCTCGCTGCCCAGCATCGGGTTGGCCGCCAGGCCCGAACCGAGGCCGAAGCTGTACAGGCCGGGAATCGGCCGGCCATTGAGGTCACGCAGGCAGCCGTCGGCGTCGGAATCCAGCCCGCCCTTGCTCTCGCGCACCTGCAGCGGCTCGCCGTTGGCGCGACGCAGCGCCGGCAGGCAGGGCTGGTAGCCGATGGCCTGGACCATCACACCGTCCTCGCTGCAGCACTGCTCCAGGCGCGCGCGCACGGCCGGTGAACGGTCTTCCAGGCACAGCAGCTCGACCTTGACCCGCGTGCCGCTGACCACCCCGCTGGACAGCACGTCGGTGCCGACCTGATGAGCGCGGTAGCGCAGGCCGCCGGAACGGTTGACCCGGCCGGATACCGGGCAGACGTCCATGCCCTCGTCCACGACGTAGCCGGCGTTGCGGGCCTCCTCGACGCTCTCGAAGAACAGGCGGATCGGCGCGCGATGCAGCAGGGTAATCTGCTCCAGCCCCAGGCAGTCCAGGGCGCAGGCAAGGTTGTCGAGGATCGAGAAGGCGCTGTGGGAACCGCCGACCACGGTGAAGCGGCTGCCGGGGGTGACCCGGTCGCCGAACAGTTCCACCAGCTCGGCGGGGCTCAGGCTGAGCAGCGCGTCGGAGGAGTAGACCGTGGGGCCGTCATGGGACAGGTGCAGGTCCTGCTCGGCCAGGCTCCAGCTCAGGTACTCGCGGTTCTGCCGGCCTCCCAGGTTCATCACCAGCGCGCCGGCGCCGACCTGCGCACCGTGGGAACCACTGCGCAGGGCCAGCTGGAAAGCGCCGTCGTCCTGGGCGGTGATCTTCTCGATGCGTGTACCCAGGGCAACCTCGACGCCGAGGTGCTCGGTGACATAACGCATGAACAGCGTCGAGGCGTGCGCCAGCAACTCGCCCACCTGGGTGAGCATCGGCGCACCGTGGGGATCGTTCTGCAGAGCACGGAACGCCGGCGAGTGCGCCAGCGGCGCGAAGATCGGCAAGAGGGCCGGGTCGCGCAGGCAATCGAGGAAGACGTCGCCCACCGAGTTGGCGGTGATGTGGTAGTCGCCCAACCGGCCGCGACCCACCGCAAGTGCGGCGTCCACCACCAGCAGTCCATCACGGGCGAGACTGGCCAGCGCGCCGGTCTTGTAGGCGTTGAAGAGGAAGCCCATGCCTGCCGGGCCGGCACCGCCGACAACGCAGGCATAGGTGGAACGAAGCGATTGCTCGGCCATCAGCCATGACTCCCAGCGCGGCGCACCGCGCGGCTTACGTGATGCCGGCGCTGTCGGCCGGCAGGATGGCGTCCGCGTCGGAATTCCGTCACTTGCGGCGCAGCCGAGGCCGCCAGGGCGGCAGACGGGGCACGGACGGAGTCGAAGGCGAACGACGGGAAACAAAATTCCGCGCAGGCAGGAAGTTGCTGTTTCAGCGATAAGGCAAATAGCTTCTGGCGATTAGCGAATTTCGCCGAAAGTTCAGTTTTCGCGCACGCCGGGGTAATGCCATAACTTCCTGGCGCAATAACTGTTGTTCTTTCTATAAATGTAGGGAAGCGTTCGGCTTTATTGGCGCCAGATTTATACGCACTCACCTTTTGCACACGCGAAGAAGACGTCGCTGAATATTTTCTGCGTGTCGTCGCGGTACTGTTAGTTCCGCCGATTTCCATTATCTGCTCGCCCATCGACACCTGCTCCATTCGTGGAGATCGCTCTGCATCGGGCCTTTCACAGAATTCGAAGACAAGGCTACCGCCCGAGTTCGAATGACCCGATTCAATCAACGACTATCAGCAGTTCGTCCCTGGAGTGGCCTTTAATTTTCGCCGGGCAAAGCTACCGCCCTTCGGCCATTTCCGAAAATCTGGAAAAACGACAGCAAAAATCTATCGCGCTTCCGGCTGCCAGAACGGCTCCGGAAGTTATCAGGCAGCGATAGGAAAGTGACAGGAAGAAGAGGTGGGCAGAATCTTCCGTGACACGACTGCTCTTGCGACTGCTCCCTGGTGGTGTCTCATTTGGACACCACACGATATTGCTATGTGAATAGTAATAGTGGGGGGGTAGAAGGCATGTCAATCAACGAAGCGGCGTGACGCCAAGAATCCGACAAAAGGCAAAGCAGCATTCGTAACTTACTGATTTACAAGGCGCCATAATACCGACACGGGCATTTTGACAGCATAAACGTACACCGTCGTATCTGCGGCAAAAGTATTAGTCGGAAGGTGTTAGTGTAAACGCCACGGACACCGCAAATGTGTTTCATCCTTGAACAATGCGGTCCTTCCCGGTGCGTTTTGCCTGATACAGGGCGGCATCGGAACGGCTGTAGAGCGCGGAAAGATTCTGGTCATCAGGCTGCAACAGGGTCATCCCCTGGCTGATGGTCACGCTGAAGAAATGCTCGGCTTCGTTGAAGCGCAAACGCTGTACTTCCCGCTGCAGACGCTCACCGATCTGCCGCGCCATGCTTTCGTCGCAGCCAGGCAACAGCACGGCGAATTCCTCACCGCCGATGCGCCCGAACAGATCGCCTCGGCGCAATGCGCCTGCGCCACACTGGGCGATGCGCTGCAGCACGACGTCGCCGACCTGGTGGCCGTAGACGTCGTTGATCTTCTTGAAATCGTCCACGTCCAGCAGCAGGAAGGCCAGCGGCGTGGAGGTCGCCTTGCAGTCGCGGAAGGCTTGCTCGGCGCTGTCGAAGAAGTAGCGACGGTTGCTGCTCTGGGTCAGCACGTCGGTGGTGGCCAGGCGATGCAGCTCGGTCTCCATGTGCTTCTTGTCGGTGATGTCATCGGCGATGCCGACGATCATCAGCGGCAGGCCGGCATCGCTGTGCTGGCTGACGAAGCACTTGTCACTGAGCCAGCGCACCTCACCGTCGGCGCGCAGGATGCGGTACTCGCGTTGCTCGATGGCGCCACGCTCGAGCACTTCCTGCAGCGAGCTCTGGGCGTAGTCCAGGTCATCGGGATAGATGCAGTTGCGCCACTCGTTGTAGTCCGACAGCAGTAGCGCGGCGGAACGGCCGAAGATGCGCTCGTAGGCAGGGCTGACATAGACCATGCGCTGCGATTGCCAATCGAAGGCCCACAGCACCGAATTGACGCTGGCGAGCAGCGCACTGAAAAGCTGTTCGCGCTCTTTCAGCCGTTGCACTTCGGCGCGGCTGTGAAGCAGCGCCAGCAGAGCCTCATCCTGATCGGCCGGAATCTTGTTGTGTTCGTCCATGTATCAGCGTCCTCCCGCTCATTGACCGGGGCTATGACCGCAAACTACGCCAGGGTGCTGCAAAATAAACGAAAAGCCCGCCGAACGGCGGGCATTTCTTGCGATGCATCTCACAGCATCTTAGGACGATTCGACGGTTTAGACAGCCGGTCGCAGGGAGTAGGTCTTCAGCTGTTCGGCGAACTCGCGCAGGGACTGGATACCGCTGGCTTCCGCCTCGTGCACCCACTGCTTGATCGCCGCGAGCATGTCGTGGCCGTTGGCGCTGGTCTTCACCCAGATCTGCTGGAGCGCCAGGCGCTTCTCGTAGATCACTTGCAGGGATTGGCTCTGGGCGAGCAGATCCTGGATGCGCGCGTGGTGACGCTCTTCCAGCAGGCTGGTCTCGCGCGACAGCAGGCGCTTGGCGCGGCGGAACAGGTGGCGCACCGACTCGTCGGCCTTGGCCAGCTCCTGCTTCACCAGCGGGCCGATCACCAGCTTGCGGTACTGGGCCATGATCTGGAAGCGGTTATTCAGGATGGCCATGGCGGTATCCATGTCCAGGCTGCCCTTGCCTTCCACGCGATGGGCGATGGGCGCCACGCGGGCCACCTTGGCCAGACGCAGGAAGCTGAACACCTTGATCCAGGCCCAGCCCAGGTCGAACTCCCACTTCTTCACCGACAGCTTCGCCGAGTTCGGGTAGGTGTGGTGGTTGTTGTGCAGCTCTTCACCGCCGATCAGGATGCCCCAGGGCACCAGGTTGGTGGCGGCGTCGCGGCACTCGAAGTTGCGGTAGCCGATGGCATGGCCCAGGCCGTTGATCACACCGGCGGCCCACACGGGAATCCACATCATCTGCACGGCCCAGACGGTCATGCCGAGGACGCCGAACAGCGCGAGATCGATGATTGCCATCAGGACGATGCCGCCGATGGGATAACGCGAGTAGACGTTGCGTTCGATCCAGTCTTCCGGGCAGTTCTTGCCATAGATACGCAGGGTGTCGGCGTTCTCCGCCTCCTTGCGATACAGCTCGGCACCGGTGCGCAGCACAGTGCCCAGGCCCTTGAACACCGGGCTATGCGGGTCTTCGGCGGTTTCGCACTTGGCGTGGTGCTTGCGGTGGATGGCAGTCCACTCGCGGGTATTCATGGCGGTGGTCATCCACAGCCAGAAGCGGAAGAAATGCTGCAGCGCCGGATGCAGTTCGAGTGCCCGGTGCGCCGAATAGCGATGGAGATAGACCGTCACGCTGACGATGGTGATATGCGTCAGGACCAGGGTAACCGCCACCAGTTGCCACGGCGACAGGTCAAGGAAACCGTTGTACCACATAGGCGATACTGTACCTCGGAAGGGGTGTAGGGCTGCGACTTGCAGGGTCGTCTTGACAACGAACATCCCGCAGGACAAGTCAGCCCGCATTATCACCAAGCAGGTCCGGATTACCATCCGGTCTTTTAGATACGAACCGGGCCCAGAGGCCATCCTTTATACTGCGCAGCCAATAAATCCATCCCACGACCGCATGAATCCTCGCCTCAGCGCCCTGCGCATCAGCCTCTCGTACCTGGTCCTCGCGTCCCTGTGGGTGCTGCTCAGTGATCAATGGTTACAAAAGGTTTTCATCGATCCCGCGTCGCTGCTGCGCTGGATGGAGGTGAAGAAGTACCTGTTCCTCGGCATTACCTCGCTGTTGCTGTTCCTCCTCCTCTGCCGCCATTTCCGCCGCCAGCACGCCGCCTATGTTGCGCTGGCCGACAGCGAACAGCGCCTGATCCGCGCGTTCGACGTGGTCGAGGACGGTATCTGGGACTGGGACCTGGACAGCCACCGCGTCTACTACTCGCCCGGCTACGCCGACCTCATCGGACTGCCCCGGGAGCGCCTGAGCGATGACCTGCTTCTGTGGGAGAACCGGCTGCATCCCGATGACCGTGCCGCTGTCCTCACCGCCCACCAGGACTGCGTCGAAGGCCTGACGCCGCGCCTGGAGTGCGTCTACCGCATCCTCCACAGCGACGGCCACTACCGCTGGGTGCGCAGCAGCGCCCGCCTGACCCGCGACGCCAGCGGCCGGCCGCTGCGCCTGACCGGCGTCAGCCGCGACATCACCCGCCAGCGCAACAACGAGGACCACCTGCGCCAGGCCGCCGCCGTCTTCGAGGCGACCCAGGAAGGCCTACTGGTGACCGATGCGCGCGGCGTGATCGTGCACACCAACCCGTCCTTCTCGCGCATCACCGGCTACAGTGCCGAAGACGTGCTCGGCGGCCAGCCTTCGCTGCTCAAGTCCGGGCGCCAGGATGCCGCCTTCTATCAGCGCATGTGGACCGCCCTGAACGATCACGGCGTGTGGAGCGGCGAGATCTGGAACCGGCGCAAGAGCGGCGAGGTGTACCCGCAGTGGCAGCACATCCGCGCGGTGCGCAATGACGAAGGCGAACTGACCCACTACGTCGCGGTGTTCTCCGACCTCAGCAGCCTCAAGCGCTCGCAGCACGAGCTGGACTTCCTCGCCCACCACGACCCGCTTACCGGCCTGCCCAACCGCCTGCTGCTGCGCGAGCGCATCGAGCAGGCGCTGACCCGCGCCGAGCGCGAGCAGACCAGCGGCGCGCTGCTGAGCATCGACCTGGACCACTTCAAGCACATCAACGACAGCCTCGGGCACAGCATCGGCGACCTGCTGATCCGCGCCGTGGCCGAGCGCCTGGAAGGCTGCCTGGACGAGCGCTGCTCCCTGGCGCGCCTGGGCGGCGACGAGTTCGCCGTGGTGCTCGAGAGCCAGCAACCGCACCAGGCCAGCAGCCTGGCCCAGCGCCTGCTGGAGGCGATGAGCGCTCCCTTCGAGGTCAATGGCCAGCTGATCTACGTGTCGGTCAGCCTGGGGGTCAGCCTGTTCCCCGAAGACGCGCGCAACGTCGATCACCTGATGCAGCATGCCGACGCTGCGCTGTTCCAGGCCAAGGCCAGCGGACGCAACCTGTACGCTTTCTATACCCCCGAACTGACGGCCCGCGCGCGCTCCCACGTCCAGGTGGAATCGGCGCTGCGCCACGCGCTGGACCACGACGAACTGCGCCTGTATTTCCAGCCGGTGCACGACCTGGCGAGCGGGCGGATGGTCGGCGTCGAGTCGCTGGTGCGCTGGCAGCATCCGCAGCACGGCCTGATCCCGCCCAGCGAGTTCATTCCGGTAGCGGAGGAAAGCGGCCTGATCACCGCCATCGACGCCTGGGTGCTGGAGCGGGCCTGCCGGCAGATGCGCGAATGGCTGGACGCGGGGGCCTGCCTGAACTTCATCGCGGTCAACGTCTCCAGCCGGCTCTTCGGCCGCGGCGGACTCGAAGAGCGCGTGGCCCTGGCCCTGGAGCAGAGCGGCCTGGCGCCCCATCACCTGGAGCTGGAGATCACCGAAAGCGCCGTGATGGAGAACTTCGACCAGGCCCTGGAACTGCTCTGTCAGCTGCGCCTGCTCGGCGTGCACCTGGCCATCGACGACTTCGGCACCGGCTACTCCTCGCTGATGCGCTTGAAGCGCATGCCGGTGCACAAGCTGAAGATCGACCAGGGATTCGTCGCCGGCCTGCCAGACGACTCCGAGGACGCCGCCATCGCCTGCGCGGTGATTGCTCTGGGCCAGAGCATGGGCCTGCAAGTCGTCGCCGAAGGCATCGAGCGCCCCGACCAGGCGGCATTTCTGCTCACCCACGCCTGCGATTTCGGCCAGGGTTACTGGTATGGCGCACCGCAACCGGCCAGCGTCCTGCTGGCGCAATTGCCGCGCGGCACCGCATAAGATCGCGCTAAAAACTTTCGGATATATAAAAATTCTTAAACAGTATTTTTAAGAATATCCAGCTCCTGCCTAATATGCGCTCACACCGCACGCGCCGTAGGTGAAACGGCCGGTGGTCAACCCACTAGGAGCAGATACCCATGAGCGCAACCCTCCGTAGCCTGGACGGCCAGGACGAAGCCAACATCCTGCGCGAAGTGCAGAGCGCCCTGCGTGGCCTGCGTTTCGGCGCCGTCGAGATCACCGTGCACAACGGCCAGGTCGTGCAGATCGAGCGCAAGGAAAAATTCCGTCTGCAACAGAGCCCAGGCAAACCCGCCTGAGCCCCGCGTCCCTTTATCAAGGGGCATGACTGGACACCCGGAGCGTCGCCATGACCGCACTGCCCCACCGGTACTGCAGCTGCCAGCCACGAATGCGTGGCTGACATCGCCCCCCGAAAGACCCTGCCAAACAAACACAAATAGAACTGCATTTTTTTCAGGAGCTGCACATGTCCATCCGCCGTTTCGCCCTGGCCGCACTGGCCAGCGCACTGATCGCAGGCCCGGTTTCCGCCGCGACCCAACTGCTGAACGTTTCCTACGACCCGACCCGCGAGCTGTACCAGGCCTACAACGCCGCCTTCATCAAGCACTGGAAGGCCCAGGGCGGTGACGACCTGACCGTGCAGCAATCCCACGGTGGCTCGGGCAAACAGGCCCGCGCCGTGATCGACGGCCTGAAGGCCGACGTGGTGACCCTGGCCCTGGCCGGCGACATCGACGAACTGAACAAGCTGGGCAAGCTGCTGCCCGCCGACTGGCAGGCCCGCCTGCCCGACAACAGCACGCCCTACACCTCGACCATCGTGTTCCTGGTCCGCAAGGGCAACCCCAAAGGCATCAAGGACTGGGGCGACCTGACCAAGGAAGGCGTCGAAGTCATCACGCCGAACCCGAAAACCTCCGGCGGCGCCCGCTGGAACTTCCTCGCCGCCTGGGCCTGGGCGAAGAAGGAATACGGCAGCGACGAGAAAGCCCAGGAATACGTCAAGAATCTGTACAAGCACGTGCCGGTTCTGGACACTGGCGCCCGCGGCTCGACCATCACCTTCGTCAACAACAACATTGGCGACGTCCTGCTGGCCTGGGAGAACGAAGCGTTCCTGGCCAAGAAGGAACAGGGTGGCGAGAACTTCGAGATCGTCGTTCCGTCCATCTCCATCCTCGCCGAACCGCCGGTGGCCGTGGTCGACAAGACCGTCGACAAGAAAGGTACCCGCAAGGTCGCCGAGGAATACCTGAAGTACCTGTACAGCGAAGAAGGCCAGCGCATCGCCGCGCAGAACTTCTACCGCCCGCGTGATGCCAAGGTCGCTGCCGAGTTCGCCAACCAGTTCCCGAAACTCAACCTGGTGACCATCGACAAGGACTTCGGCGGCTGGAAATCCGCACAGCCCAAGTTCTTCAACGACGGTGGCGTGTTCGACAAGATCTACCAGGCGCAGTGATGCGCCGACTGCCCGGCTCCGTGCCGGGCGGTACGATCCACGCGGGCCGGTGCACAGCCCGCGCGGAACGAAAACCCCCGCCCCATGGCGGGGGCTCAACGCGTTCATGAGAAAGGACAGACAATGTCACGACGCATCTCCCCGGTCATACCCGGCTTCGGGCTGACTCTGGGCTACACCCTGGTGTACCTCAGCCTGTTGGTGCTGATTCCGCTGGGGGCCATGTTCCTCAAGACGACCCAGCTCTCCTGGGATCAGTTCTGGACCATCATCACCGCGCCGCGTGTCATCGCCGCGCTCAAGCTGAGCTTCGGCTCCGCGCTGATCGCCGCCCTGATCAACGGCGTGATCGGCACCCTGCTGGCCTGGGTGCTGGTGCGCTACCGCTTCCCCGGCCGCAAGATCATCGACGCGATGATCGACCTGCCCTTCGCCCTCCCCACCGCCGTGGCCGGCATCGCGCTCACCGCGCTGTATGCGCCCAACGGCCTGGTCGGCCGCTTCGCCACCGAGATCGGCCTGAAGATCGCCTACACCCCGCTGGGCATCACCCTGGCACTGACCTTCGTGGTCCTGCCCTTCGTGGTACGCACGGTTCAGCCGGTGCTGGCGGACATCCCGCGTGAAATCGAAGAAGCCGCCGCCTGCCTGGGCGCCAAGCCGCTGCAGGTGTTCCGCCACGTGCTGCTGCCGGCGCTGCTGCCCGCCTGGCTGACCGGTTTCGCCCTGGCCTTCGCCCGCGGCGTCGGCGAGTACGGCTCGGTCATCTTCATCGCCGGCAACATGCCGATGAAGACCGAGATCCTGCCGCTGCTGATCATGGTCAAGCTGGACCAGTACGACTACACCGGCGCCACCGCCATCGGCGTGCTGATGCTGGTCGTCGCCTTCGTCCTGCTGCTGCTGATCAACCTGCTGCAACGCCGCATCGAAACGCCTTGAGGAGCGCGCCATGAGTACCGCAAGCCTTTCCGCCGCGGCCGCTGCCAACGCTGCTCGCCGGGGTAATGTCTGGGGCCGCCGCGCCCTGATCGCGCTGGCCTGGCTGGCCTTTGCGCTGTTCCTGCTGCTGCCGCTGTTCGTGGTGCTGAGCGAGGCGCTGAAGCAGGGCTTCGGCACCTTCTTCGAGGCCATCCTGGAGCCCGACGCGCTGGCCGCCCTGAAGCTGACGCTGATCGCCGTGGGCATCTCGGTGCCGCTGAACCTGGTGTTCGGCGTGGCCGCCGCCTGGT includes these proteins:
- the desA gene encoding delta-9 fatty acid desaturase DesA, which translates into the protein MWYNGFLDLSPWQLVAVTLVLTHITIVSVTVYLHRYSAHRALELHPALQHFFRFWLWMTTAMNTREWTAIHRKHHAKCETAEDPHSPVFKGLGTVLRTGAELYRKEAENADTLRIYGKNCPEDWIERNVYSRYPIGGIVLMAIIDLALFGVLGMTVWAVQMMWIPVWAAGVINGLGHAIGYRNFECRDAATNLVPWGILIGGEELHNNHHTYPNSAKLSVKKWEFDLGWAWIKVFSFLRLAKVARVAPIAHRVEGKGSLDMDTAMAILNNRFQIMAQYRKLVIGPLVKQELAKADESVRHLFRRAKRLLSRETSLLEERHHARIQDLLAQSQSLQVIYEKRLALQQIWVKTSANGHDMLAAIKQWVHEAEASGIQSLREFAEQLKTYSLRPAV
- a CDS encoding sensor domain-containing diguanylate cyclase, producing the protein MDEHNKIPADQDEALLALLHSRAEVQRLKEREQLFSALLASVNSVLWAFDWQSQRMVYVSPAYERIFGRSAALLLSDYNEWRNCIYPDDLDYAQSSLQEVLERGAIEQREYRILRADGEVRWLSDKCFVSQHSDAGLPLMIVGIADDITDKKHMETELHRLATTDVLTQSSNRRYFFDSAEQAFRDCKATSTPLAFLLLDVDDFKKINDVYGHQVGDVVLQRIAQCGAGALRRGDLFGRIGGEEFAVLLPGCDESMARQIGERLQREVQRLRFNEAEHFFSVTISQGMTLLQPDDQNLSALYSRSDAALYQAKRTGKDRIVQG
- a CDS encoding glycosyltransferase family A protein, which gives rise to MDIRSELQILSNWPEDPRPLLSVVCLAYNQVNYIGRTLDSFLEQITDFRIEVLVNDDASTDGTTEVIADYAARYPHIIKPIFHKENQYSKGLSHGLPVFRKARGRYIAYCEGDDFWTDPRKLQIQVDFLEKNPDYVITYHDAYTFNEDGVMKPLQLAGKFRSDASRLELQQARALSTLTTVFRNVLTEMPEELLTTRMVDLCWWSLLGAYGKGKFLGDIRPAAYRVHKGGIFSMQAARVQQHMTLHTYYCLARYYQRLGNQELNEFFLMQVCRMSMAAISPTRKVQAFLMLIGNHGANLLKRLNPIQAR
- a CDS encoding DegT/DnrJ/EryC1/StrS family aminotransferase; the encoded protein is MINVTKTYLGNLDKFKGYVEQIYASGWITNHGPFVTELEERLQDFLGVRHVILTNNGTIALQVAYRALGVTGSAVTTPFSFVATSSTLQWESIRPRFADIDPQTWNLDPARIEASLAADTTAIVATHVFGNPCAVEEIQAVAQRNQLKVIYDGAHAFASRYRDRSVLAWGDVSTLSFHATKLFHTIEGGAIVTADDELAKQIRLMCNFGIAGVDQIVGLGINAKLNEFSAAMGLCVLDEIDSILAQREEIAARYTAALGGYYDLQVCQNGAKLNNSYYPIGLRDEEQVLRVRAALNEIGVNPRRYFYPSLDTLDYLAPQEPQVLSRELSQRILCLPLYPGLPQDIQRAVIEVLLLESGRVAVAV
- a CDS encoding oligosaccharide flippase family protein, which encodes MRTARSLSMVRNTLLNYAGQAYAIVIGILIQPFYLGHLGAEAYGLIGFFAVLQTWLLLLDVGLSPALVRQVAHGRGVNGEGQDQARLLRSFELILLPLTLASSLAVFAGSNWIAGQWLNVQQLSPELVAQCISLMGLLVALRLYATLYRSALQGQELHGFINAVNVFITTLRYFGGLLLVAHVSQDPLVFFQFQVGVSLIEALLLGGKAYVWMDVRLLTRFCWDTVRPVLPFALGMSFTSCLWIVLTQLDKVLLSNLLPLQQYGYFSLVALISGGILSLVNPLAQSLLPRMTMLVAEGRHDDMQQLYLKANRFVCVLLFPMVAVIAAHGHDLVLAWSGDAVAASWCRPILVWYVLGAGLLAVASFQFYLQYAHGQLRMHVWYSVISTLVTVPLVIASAYLYGVVGVALCWFGLRLVSFLIWPLIVHRTFAPELHGTWLRDTLQIAALSAAGLLLSEPFYTLLARSGERLWLLAALAVCGLITLFLVGAGSAPALLRLFKPSQKPSV